The Phaeacidiphilus oryzae TH49 region GTACGACCGGGTGCTCCGGCGGCTCTCCGAGCGCTCCATTCCGACCGTGCTGATCAGCGGGAACCACGACTCCGCGGGCCGCCTCGGGATGGCCGGCAGCCTCCTCCGCCAGGCGGGGATCCACCTCCGCACCGCCGTCCGCGAGCTCGCCGAGCCCGTCCTGCTGGCCGGCGGCGCGGTCGCCCTCTACGGCGTTCCGTACCTCGAACCGGCCCTGGTCCGCGAGGAGTTGGGGGCCGATTCGGCCTCGCACACGGCGGTGCTCGGCGCCGCCCTGGACCGCGTCCGCGCCGATCTGGCCGCCCGCGGCCCCGGCGTCCGCTCGGTCGTCCTCGCGCACGCCTTCGTCACCGGCGGCGAGATCGGGGACAGCGAGCGGGACATCTCGGTCGGCGGCGTGCCCACCGCCCCCGCCTCCGTCTTCGACGGGATCGACTACGCGGCCCTCGGCCATCTCCACTCGCCGCAGGAGCTGGCCGGCGGGCGCATCCGGTACAGCGGCTCACCGCTCGCCTACTCGTTCTCCGAGGCCGGAAAGGAGAAGTCGGTCACCCTGGTCGACCTCGACGAGGCCGGCGGCGCGGTCGTCACCCGTCCGCTCCCCTGCCCGGTCCCGCGCGCCGTCGCCCGCCTCCGCGGCCGCCTGGAGGAGCTGCTGGACGCCCCGGAGCACGATCCCCGTACCGACGACTGGCTGCAGATCACCCTCACCGACCCGGTCCGCCCCCGTCGCGCGATGGAGCGGTTGCGCGCCCGCTTCCCGCACACCCTCCAGCTGCTCTTCGAGCCGGACGCGGCGCCCGGCGCCGCCCTGGCGGTCGGGCGCGACTACGCCTCCCGGGTGCGCGGCCGCAGCGACGCGGAGATCGCCGAGGGCTTCGTCCAGCATGTCCGGGGCGACCAGCCCACCGCCTTCGAGCGCGAGCTGCTCGCCTCCGCGGTCGACGAGGGGAGGCTCGGCGGGTGAGGCTCCACCGGCTGTCCGTCCAGGCCTTCGGCCCGTTCGCGGGGCGGGAGTCCGTCGACTTCGACGCGCTCTCCGCCGGCGGGCTCTTCCTCCTCCACGGCCCGACCGGCGCGGGTAAGACCAGCGTGCTGGACGCGGTCTGCTTCGCCCTCTACGGGACGGTCCCCGGCCGCCGTCCGAAGGACAGACTGCGCAGCGACCACGCCGAGCCCGGCGTCCACACCGAGGTCGAGCTGGACCTCACCGTGGGCGGGCGGCGGCTGCGGCTGATCCGCTCCCCCGAGTACGAGCGGCCGAAGCTGCGCGGCGAGGGCACCACCCTCCAGCGGGCCCGCTCCTTCCTCTCCGAATGGGACGCGGAGGCGAGCAAGTGGCGTGCCCGCAGCACCTCGCACCAGGAGATCGCCGAGGAGGTCGAGGGCCTGCTCGGGATGCGGGTCGACCAGTTCTGCCAGGTCGTGCTGCTGCCGCAGGGCGACTTCGCCCGCTTCCTGCAGTCCGGCGCCCAGGAGCGGGAGAAGCTGCTCGGGCGGCTCTTCGGCACCGGCCGCTTCGGTCGCGCGGAGGACTGGCTGGACGACCGGCGGCGGGCGGCGGACCGCGCCTGCGCCGAGGTCGGGGCGCGGATCGACGCGGTGGTCCAGCGGCTGGCGGAGGCGTCCGGGGCGCGGGCGCCGGAGGGCGGCGAGGACGCCCCCGAGCCCCTGGTCTGGTCGGCGTGGCTGCGCGAGGCGGCGCGCGAGGCGCAGGCCTGCGCCGTCTCCGCGGAGAAGCTGTCGGCGGGCCGGCGGACGGCCGCGCGGGCCGCGCTGGACGCCGCCGAGCGGCTGGCCGAGCAGCAGCAGACGTACCGCCAGGCGCTGGAGCGGCGCGAGCGGCTGGCCGCCGCCGAGCCGCGCCGTGCCGAGATCGCCGACCGCCTGGCGGCGGCCGCCCGCGCCGACTCGGTGGCCCCCCTCCTCCAGGCGG contains the following coding sequences:
- a CDS encoding exonuclease SbcCD subunit D translates to MRLLHTSDWHLGRSFHREDLLHAQRAFLDHLVAAAEAHAVDAVLVAGDVFDRAIPSLGAVELYDRVLRRLSERSIPTVLISGNHDSAGRLGMAGSLLRQAGIHLRTAVRELAEPVLLAGGAVALYGVPYLEPALVREELGADSASHTAVLGAALDRVRADLAARGPGVRSVVLAHAFVTGGEIGDSERDISVGGVPTAPASVFDGIDYAALGHLHSPQELAGGRIRYSGSPLAYSFSEAGKEKSVTLVDLDEAGGAVVTRPLPCPVPRAVARLRGRLEELLDAPEHDPRTDDWLQITLTDPVRPRRAMERLRARFPHTLQLLFEPDAAPGAALAVGRDYASRVRGRSDAEIAEGFVQHVRGDQPTAFERELLASAVDEGRLGG